CCCGGATGTATCCGCAGATCCGCAGAAAATTGTCCACTGCGAAAATAATGGTGGTCACCGGGGAGGTGAGCGCATAGACGCGCAGATATTGCACCGCAAATCTGGCAAAATCTCCCTCTGCGCCCATCAGGCGGATCAGCAGCGGGGCCAGGAGGAAAAGAGCGGCCCCGATCACGATGCCGGAGCCGACGATCATCAGGCAGGCGCAGGTAAAGATATTGTTGGCATGATCATTTTGTTTTTTCCCAAGTGAGATAGAGATAGGAACAGAAGCGCCGACGCCGATCAGGTCGGCCAGCGCGAAATTGATGATCACAAAGGGCATGGCAAGGTTCAGAGCCGCAAATGCGGTGGGCCCGAGAAACTGACCGACGAAAATGCCGTCTATCGTCTGATATAACGCAGAAGCCAGCATGCTGACCGCTCCGGGCAGGGAAGCAAGAAAAAACAGCTTCAGCGGTGGTGTTTTGGAAAACAGCGCTGTAGAACTCATAACCTTTCTTTTGTCCTTCCTTTTCATAGAATAACGAGCTTGCAATTCGTCCGAAAACGGACGAATTTTATTATAAGGAAAAGGATGGACTCTGTCAAGTTTATGCTTCTTTAATTTCCCCACACTATAATAAAATAGATCAAGTTAAAAAATTAACAGAAAAAGCAAATCTATCTCTTGTCAAATTATTAACGATATGGTAGTATTCAAATATGGTGAAAATTTTAACAAATACAGAAAGGAACAGGTGAATTATGAGCAGCAAGATTACGATTATCGGCGCAGGAAGTGTAGGCGCGACTATCGCTTACAAGCTTTCAGGAGAGGATATTGCCTCCCAGATCGTTCTCATTGACATCAACAAGGAGAAGGTGGAAGGCGAAGTTATGGATATCAAGCAGGGTACCTGCTTCCGGAATCCGGTATCCATCATCGCAGGCGAGTACGCGGACGCCAAAGATTCCGACATTGTGATCATCACCTCAGGGATCGCCCGCAAGCCCGGCCAGACCAGAATTGAACTGACCCAGACCAACGTGAACATCATCAAGGAGATCACGCCCCAGATCGTGAAGGCGGCGCCAAACGCCATCTACATTATCGTCAGCAATCCGGTGGACGTTCTGACCTATGTATTTACCAAAATCTCAGGACTGCCGGAGAATCAGATCATCGGTTCCGGTACTGTGCTGGATACAGCCAGACTGCGGTATGGCCTTTCTGAGCATTTCCATGTGGCGCAGAAGAACATCCACGCCTATGTCTACGGCGAGCACGGGGATTCTTCCTTTGTTCCCTGGTCCAACGCGGATATCGCCAGCGTAAACCTGGACGACTACTATGCGGCCATGGCGGACAAGGTGGGGATCGAGAAGCTGGACAAGGACGCGATGGAAGAGTATGTGCACAAGTCCGGCGGCCAGGTGATCGCCAAGAAGGGAGCCACCTTCTATGCCGTGTCTGTGGCAGTCTGTGAGCTGTGTAATCTGATCCTTGCGGCGTCTGATTCCGTGGCCACCGTGTCCAGTATGATGCACGGCGAGTACGGCATTGAGGACGTATGTTTAAGCACCCTGACCCTGGTAGGACCAAACGGCGTACAGGGCAGGATCCCCATGCACCTGAC
This window of the Massilistercora timonensis genome carries:
- a CDS encoding L-lactate dehydrogenase, giving the protein MSSKITIIGAGSVGATIAYKLSGEDIASQIVLIDINKEKVEGEVMDIKQGTCFRNPVSIIAGEYADAKDSDIVIITSGIARKPGQTRIELTQTNVNIIKEITPQIVKAAPNAIYIIVSNPVDVLTYVFTKISGLPENQIIGSGTVLDTARLRYGLSEHFHVAQKNIHAYVYGEHGDSSFVPWSNADIASVNLDDYYAAMADKVGIEKLDKDAMEEYVHKSGGQVIAKKGATFYAVSVAVCELCNLILAASDSVATVSSMMHGEYGIEDVCLSTLTLVGPNGVQGRIPMHLTEEEVAKLQASAKVLKDVIAQIEI